In a genomic window of Luteitalea sp.:
- a CDS encoding methyltransferase domain-containing protein, producing MQFVNVLSSSPQKIARLGWKLITERSLQRTGDRILGALELPRPMQAYSHWLNIRGWACARDGQPVTVVVKAGGRTLAELHPSTPRPDVARVHPGVPGSDRSGFESIVPASALPRRRMAVVRVEAQIGNASVSVTRTLSVVPVLRFSGRSFGLPRFAYEKVWDRSSATLADARISVAGYDDDAEWKRSGASTANHVAEKTQISPSDIVLEVGCGAGRVGTQLAHRCSRWIGADVSSNMLKFAEVALRESGQANVSFVHLNGVDLTGVAHTTIDVVYCTTVFMHLDEWERFRYVADSFRVLRPGGRIYFDNFDLGSEMGWALFEETSRLDAAARPPNVSKSSTGEELRVYAEKAGFVNIEIERGALFVTIVAEKPR from the coding sequence ATGCAGTTCGTGAATGTGCTTTCTTCTTCGCCTCAGAAAATCGCACGCCTGGGATGGAAGCTGATCACTGAACGGTCTCTCCAGCGAACCGGGGACCGGATCCTTGGTGCCCTGGAGTTGCCGAGACCGATGCAGGCGTACAGCCACTGGCTCAACATTCGCGGTTGGGCCTGCGCTCGTGACGGCCAGCCAGTGACGGTCGTCGTGAAAGCTGGTGGAAGGACGCTAGCGGAATTGCATCCGAGTACACCTCGGCCGGACGTTGCCCGGGTCCATCCCGGCGTGCCCGGAAGTGACCGATCAGGCTTTGAATCAATCGTGCCGGCATCGGCCCTTCCACGGCGTCGCATGGCTGTTGTGAGGGTAGAGGCGCAAATTGGAAACGCGAGCGTTTCGGTAACGCGAACCCTCAGCGTTGTTCCCGTGCTGAGGTTCTCTGGACGCTCGTTCGGCTTACCGCGGTTCGCCTATGAAAAGGTATGGGATCGTTCGTCGGCAACACTGGCGGACGCTCGTATTTCAGTTGCAGGTTACGACGACGACGCGGAATGGAAGCGCTCAGGTGCGTCGACGGCTAATCACGTCGCCGAAAAGACGCAAATCTCGCCAAGCGATATCGTTCTCGAGGTTGGCTGTGGAGCCGGACGTGTAGGTACACAGCTCGCCCACCGCTGCAGCCGATGGATTGGGGCGGACGTGTCCTCAAATATGCTGAAATTCGCTGAAGTTGCGCTGCGAGAGTCCGGCCAAGCGAACGTATCATTTGTCCATCTCAATGGAGTCGACCTCACAGGCGTTGCCCATACGACGATCGACGTCGTTTACTGCACCACGGTTTTCATGCACCTTGACGAGTGGGAGCGCTTCCGATATGTCGCCGATTCCTTCCGTGTACTTCGACCCGGCGGAAGGATCTATTTCGACAATTTCGATCTAGGCAGCGAGATGGGATGGGCACTATTCGAAGAGACTTCACGTCTAGACGCTGCGGCCCGTCCGCCGAATGTGAGCAAATCATCAACGGGCGAGGAGCTTCGCGTGTACGCTGAAAAAGCTGGGTTCGTGAACATCGAAATTGAAAGAGGGGCGCTTTTCGTGACTATTGTTGCAGAAAAGCCGCGTTAG
- a CDS encoding peptidase M14, whose protein sequence is MLRSVRAALLAVLILTIGIVEASMRAPLPRGGEAQGEARQGSVPTPASVLGFAPCSDYKLATYEQIGDYFRKLDAASERMQLLEIGKTAEGRTQLMSIISSEANMKQLSRYKEIARALALNRDEQGRPLTDERAAQLAQEGKAVIWIDFGLHATEVAHGQTAPWMAWRAVTEETDEMKFIRDNVIFILVPNMNPDGGTLVADWYMTHVGKPWEMRLPELYQKYVGHDNNRDWFMFNQAESRNSARQLYHEWFPQIVYNQHQTAPFPARIFVPPFEDPSNFNIPPLVLRGINAVGDAMTRRLDQEGKVGAVSRLQFDTWWNGGMRTAPYFHNMVGILTETAHATATPADYDVKSFPKRFANGESTTEPSTYYPSPYLGGHWTIKMSCEYMNTASMAVLDIGAKRREEWLFDIYQMARDHMEAGAQETYVVPAEQWDPGAAARMINVLRLGGVEVERATAPFTAGGKQYAVGSFVIQGAQPCLPYVRDLLTPQVYPDRRLYPDGPPEQPYDITGWTLNLQMGVTVDKIAEAVTAQTEPVEEVSLASDAVPAAAEGAYLIDPRTNEAFIAVNRLLKEGEIVHRATAPINANGQQWPAGAFVVMAGQETHDRIKATAALGLSPVALDNAPQGELMRVEPPRIGLYNAWGGNMDEGWTRWVLEQYEFPYTTIRDKDIRAGDLGKRFDVIVLPDATYDSMLKGFAPGSMPDEYVGGMTPRGVANLYTFAAEGGTLVALDTASELPLQAFGLPVRDVLADLRENEFFCPGTILKIDVDNSHPVAWGMPEEAAAFFAGSPAFDVGYRRGRSRAPEEAAPTPPANVKIVASYPGEDALMSGWLLGESYLHEKAAALEATVERGRVVMLGFRVQHRGQPHGTFKLLFNSLLLGGSEAAEGATSSSSSRN, encoded by the coding sequence ATGTTGCGATCTGTTCGAGCCGCGCTGCTCGCGGTCCTGATTCTCACGATTGGAATCGTCGAAGCCTCGATGCGAGCGCCACTCCCGCGTGGCGGGGAGGCGCAGGGGGAGGCACGCCAGGGGAGCGTTCCGACGCCGGCGTCGGTGCTCGGCTTTGCGCCCTGCTCCGACTACAAGCTCGCCACCTACGAGCAGATCGGCGACTACTTCCGTAAGCTCGACGCGGCCTCCGAGCGCATGCAGCTCCTCGAGATCGGCAAGACCGCCGAGGGCCGGACGCAGCTGATGTCGATCATCTCGTCGGAAGCCAACATGAAACAGCTCTCGCGCTACAAGGAGATTGCGCGAGCACTGGCGTTGAACCGCGACGAGCAGGGGCGTCCGCTCACCGACGAGCGTGCGGCGCAGTTGGCCCAGGAGGGCAAGGCCGTGATCTGGATCGACTTCGGACTGCACGCAACCGAAGTGGCGCACGGCCAGACCGCGCCCTGGATGGCCTGGAGAGCCGTGACGGAAGAGACCGACGAGATGAAGTTCATCCGCGACAACGTGATCTTCATCCTGGTGCCGAACATGAACCCAGACGGCGGGACACTCGTTGCCGACTGGTACATGACGCACGTTGGCAAGCCGTGGGAGATGCGGCTTCCCGAGCTGTACCAGAAGTATGTCGGGCACGACAACAATCGTGACTGGTTCATGTTCAACCAGGCGGAGTCGCGTAATAGCGCGAGGCAGCTCTACCACGAGTGGTTCCCGCAGATCGTCTACAACCAGCATCAAACCGCGCCGTTCCCGGCGCGCATCTTCGTGCCGCCATTCGAGGATCCGTCGAACTTCAACATCCCGCCCCTCGTGCTCCGTGGGATCAACGCCGTTGGGGATGCCATGACCCGCCGCCTCGATCAGGAGGGCAAGGTCGGTGCCGTCTCGCGATTGCAGTTCGACACGTGGTGGAACGGTGGCATGCGCACGGCGCCCTATTTTCACAACATGGTGGGGATTCTCACGGAAACGGCCCACGCGACGGCAACGCCGGCCGACTACGACGTGAAGTCGTTTCCCAAGCGCTTTGCCAATGGCGAGTCGACGACCGAGCCCAGCACCTACTATCCGAGCCCGTATCTCGGCGGCCACTGGACGATCAAGATGTCGTGCGAGTACATGAACACGGCATCGATGGCAGTCCTCGATATCGGCGCCAAGCGCCGGGAGGAATGGCTATTCGATATCTATCAAATGGCGCGCGACCACATGGAGGCGGGCGCACAGGAGACGTACGTCGTGCCGGCGGAGCAGTGGGACCCAGGGGCCGCCGCGCGCATGATCAACGTGCTGCGCCTAGGCGGAGTGGAGGTGGAGCGCGCCACGGCGCCGTTCACCGCCGGCGGCAAACAGTATGCGGTTGGGAGCTTCGTGATCCAGGGCGCACAGCCGTGTCTCCCTTACGTCCGCGATCTGCTGACGCCGCAGGTCTACCCTGATCGGCGCCTGTATCCCGACGGTCCGCCGGAGCAGCCGTACGACATCACGGGGTGGACACTGAATCTCCAGATGGGCGTAACGGTCGACAAGATCGCAGAAGCGGTGACCGCACAAACGGAGCCCGTGGAAGAGGTCTCGCTGGCGAGCGACGCCGTTCCGGCGGCCGCCGAGGGCGCCTACCTCATCGATCCGCGGACCAACGAGGCGTTCATCGCGGTGAACCGTCTCCTGAAGGAGGGCGAGATCGTCCATCGCGCCACGGCGCCGATCAACGCCAACGGACAGCAGTGGCCGGCGGGGGCCTTCGTGGTGATGGCGGGGCAGGAAACGCATGATCGGATCAAAGCCACTGCTGCCCTCGGTCTCTCGCCGGTCGCCCTCGACAATGCACCGCAAGGTGAGCTCATGCGCGTCGAGCCTCCTCGCATTGGTCTCTACAACGCGTGGGGCGGCAACATGGACGAGGGATGGACGCGGTGGGTGCTGGAGCAGTACGAGTTTCCATACACGACCATTCGCGACAAGGACATCCGTGCCGGCGACCTCGGCAAGCGATTCGACGTGATCGTGCTTCCGGATGCGACCTATGACAGCATGCTCAAGGGTTTTGCGCCTGGCTCGATGCCAGACGAATACGTCGGTGGGATGACGCCGCGCGGTGTGGCCAATCTCTACACCTTTGCGGCGGAAGGAGGCACGCTCGTCGCGCTCGATACTGCCAGTGAGCTGCCGCTTCAGGCGTTCGGGCTTCCCGTCAGGGACGTGCTGGCCGACCTCCGCGAGAACGAGTTCTTCTGTCCAGGGACGATCCTGAAGATCGATGTCGACAACAGCCACCCAGTTGCCTGGGGCATGCCAGAAGAGGCTGCGGCGTTCTTTGCCGGGAGCCCTGCCTTCGACGTGGGTTACCGTCGCGGACGTTCACGGGCACCGGAGGAGGCTGCGCCGACGCCACCGGCGAACGTGAAGATCGTCGCGTCCTATCCAGGCGAGGATGCGCTAATGAGCGGCTGGCTGCTCGGCGAGTCGTACCTGCACGAGAAGGCCGCGGCGCTGGAAGCCACCGTCGAAAGGGGCCGCGTCGTGATGTTGGGCTTCCGCGTACAGCATCGTGGTCAACCCCACGGCACCTTCAAGCTGCTCTTCAACTCGCTGCTGCTTGGTGGCTCTGAAGCAGCCGAGGGCGCGACGTCTTCGTCGTCCTCGCGCAACTGA
- a CDS encoding sigma-70 family RNA polymerase sigma factor: protein MIRRGADGRRSLATFDATCPADHRPLTTAVCAFVTRFENRRAEFEATILPFLGAAHRAALRLTRRVDEAKDLTQEAILRAFTAFDSFTPGTNGKAWLLTITYSVFVNRYRRRQRDPVVAVDNLEQIYDSTLGQQPAMPPVAPESGSAISDPEIEHALDELPEVFRAAVLLVDVEELSYEEAAAVLQCPVNTVRSRLSRGRKMLWAALHEYAAKSGLLREEDSRQP, encoded by the coding sequence ATCATACGAAGGGGGGCTGACGGCCGTCGGTCGTTAGCCACTTTCGATGCGACCTGCCCTGCTGATCACCGGCCACTGACCACTGCAGTCTGCGCCTTTGTGACCCGTTTCGAGAACCGACGCGCCGAGTTCGAGGCGACCATCCTGCCATTTCTAGGCGCAGCGCACCGTGCGGCGCTGCGCCTCACTCGTCGTGTCGACGAGGCGAAAGACCTCACCCAGGAGGCGATCCTCCGCGCCTTCACGGCCTTCGACAGCTTCACGCCAGGCACCAACGGCAAGGCGTGGCTCCTCACGATCACGTATTCGGTCTTCGTCAACCGCTACCGGCGGCGGCAGCGCGACCCGGTGGTCGCCGTCGACAATCTCGAGCAGATCTACGATTCGACCTTGGGCCAACAGCCGGCGATGCCGCCCGTGGCGCCCGAATCGGGCAGCGCCATCTCTGACCCCGAGATCGAGCACGCCTTGGACGAGCTGCCCGAGGTGTTCCGGGCCGCGGTGTTGCTCGTCGACGTCGAAGAGCTCAGCTACGAGGAGGCCGCGGCGGTGCTGCAGTGCCCGGTGAATACCGTTCGCTCCCGTCTCTCGCGCGGCCGCAAGATGCTGTGGGCCGCGCTCCATGAGTACGCCGCAAAGAGCGGCTTGCTGAGGGAGGAGGATTCTCGCCAGCCATGA
- a CDS encoding beta-propeller fold lactonase family protein — protein sequence MKTRLLMLVSLFALAMMDVHVSAQSRRFPFIPIGAVYTTSNAVEGNAVLVFDRSFDGRLRQAGAVPTGGLGTGSGLGNQGGLVLSQNERWLLAVNAGSDDLSVFRLGHHELRLTDRAATGGSRPISVTINRDLVYVLNAGSETITGFTLTRRGELQPLANSTRSLSGSGVDPAQIGFSPDGDFLIVTEKATNNIVVYAVDRCGVPGEPHVQPSAGATPFGFAFDRRDQLFVSEAFGGAEGESAVSSYTLEADGMLGAVSESVGTNQTAACWVALTPDGRFAYTTNTGSGSITGYAVDSMGALTRLQEDGVTATTGDGSSPIDLALTRRGTFLYALGSGTQTVSAFFVGRDGTLRALPGVSGLPMSANGLAVR from the coding sequence GTGAAAACTCGACTGTTGATGCTCGTGTCACTGTTTGCGCTCGCGATGATGGACGTCCACGTGTCAGCGCAATCACGGAGATTCCCGTTCATTCCGATTGGTGCTGTTTACACGACGTCCAACGCCGTCGAAGGCAATGCCGTGCTGGTGTTCGACCGTTCTTTCGACGGCCGGCTCCGGCAGGCAGGTGCCGTGCCGACGGGTGGCCTTGGCACCGGGAGTGGGCTAGGTAACCAAGGAGGGCTCGTCCTGAGCCAAAACGAGCGCTGGCTGCTCGCTGTCAACGCTGGGAGCGACGACCTGTCGGTGTTCAGACTTGGGCACCATGAGTTGCGGCTCACCGATCGTGCCGCGACTGGTGGCAGCCGCCCCATCAGCGTGACGATCAACCGCGATCTCGTCTATGTCCTGAATGCGGGCAGCGAGACCATCACCGGCTTCACGCTCACCCGTCGGGGCGAGCTGCAGCCGCTCGCCAACTCCACGCGCTCGTTGAGTGGAAGCGGCGTCGATCCTGCGCAGATCGGGTTCAGCCCAGATGGTGACTTCCTGATCGTGACGGAGAAGGCAACAAACAACATCGTTGTTTACGCCGTTGACCGTTGTGGCGTTCCCGGCGAGCCACACGTGCAGCCGTCGGCCGGCGCGACGCCATTCGGTTTCGCCTTCGACAGGCGTGACCAGCTCTTCGTCTCCGAAGCGTTTGGTGGGGCGGAGGGCGAGAGCGCGGTCTCCTCGTACACGCTGGAAGCGGATGGGATGTTGGGGGCGGTCAGCGAGTCGGTCGGCACGAATCAGACCGCCGCGTGCTGGGTTGCGCTCACACCGGATGGACGCTTCGCCTACACGACCAATACCGGGAGCGGGTCGATCACCGGTTATGCTGTTGACTCGATGGGAGCGTTGACTCGGCTGCAGGAGGATGGCGTCACCGCGACCACGGGCGACGGCTCCAGCCCAATCGATCTGGCGCTCACGCGGCGCGGAACGTTCCTCTACGCGTTGGGCTCGGGGACCCAGACGGTGAGCGCGTTTTTCGTGGGCCGGGATGGTACACTGAGGGCGCTGCCGGGTGTGTCCGGCCTGCCTATGAGCGCCAACGGCCTGGCGGTGCGGTAA
- the aqpZ gene encoding aquaporin Z, protein MPLGKRAFAELVGTFWLVFGGCGSAVLAAGVPDVGIGWLGVSLAFGLTVLTMAYAIGHVSGAHLNPAVSAGLVVVGRFPVGELPAYVVAQLAGAIIAAGVLYLIASGTAGFDLSGGFASNGYDLHSPGGYSLGSAFLSELVLTFMFLIVILGATDPRAPQGFAPIAIGLALTLIHLIGIPVTNLSVNPARSTGPAIIVGGWALQQLWLFWVAPIAGALLAGVVYPLIAPRSTRA, encoded by the coding sequence GTGCCTCTCGGGAAACGAGCGTTTGCGGAGTTGGTCGGAACTTTCTGGCTGGTCTTCGGCGGATGTGGCAGCGCGGTCCTGGCGGCGGGGGTGCCCGACGTCGGCATCGGGTGGTTGGGCGTGTCGCTCGCATTTGGTCTCACGGTGCTCACGATGGCGTACGCGATCGGTCACGTCTCCGGCGCGCATCTCAACCCCGCGGTGTCTGCCGGCCTGGTCGTCGTCGGCAGGTTTCCGGTTGGTGAGTTGCCGGCGTATGTCGTGGCCCAATTGGCGGGTGCGATCATTGCGGCTGGCGTGCTGTATTTGATTGCCAGCGGTACGGCCGGCTTCGACCTGAGTGGCGGGTTCGCCTCCAACGGCTACGATCTTCACTCGCCTGGCGGTTATTCGCTCGGTTCCGCCTTCCTCAGCGAGCTCGTCCTCACGTTCATGTTCTTGATCGTCATCCTCGGCGCAACCGACCCGCGGGCCCCACAAGGCTTCGCTCCCATCGCCATCGGTCTGGCCCTCACGCTGATCCACTTGATTGGCATTCCTGTCACCAATCTCTCGGTGAACCCTGCGCGGAGCACCGGTCCGGCGATCATTGTCGGCGGCTGGGCCCTCCAGCAGTTGTGGCTGTTTTGGGTAGCACCGATTGCCGGAGCTCTCCTGGCTGGCGTCGTTTATCCGCTCATCGCGCCGCGGTCGACGCGCGCGTGA
- a CDS encoding BON domain-containing protein has protein sequence MRNLLLVILLILVVGYVYYREREPGSTWSELFGPRPATTGGPLDPAKAREVGAEIGERTAHAANTVVRAAREAAGEAASAMDERTSGAATEAGEKTGGAAADVRDEAAQAASRVGGAVSDGSMTARIKSALALDEVVQARNVSVETNDGVVTLAGVVGSEEERARAMDIARRTPGVKRVVDRLKVGR, from the coding sequence ATGCGGAACCTGCTGCTCGTCATTCTGCTGATTCTCGTGGTTGGCTACGTGTACTACCGCGAGCGCGAGCCCGGCTCGACCTGGTCCGAGTTGTTCGGACCGCGACCGGCCACGACCGGCGGCCCTCTCGATCCCGCCAAGGCCCGCGAGGTCGGGGCCGAGATCGGTGAGCGTACCGCTCATGCCGCCAACACCGTCGTGCGGGCAGCCAGAGAAGCTGCGGGTGAGGCCGCATCCGCGATGGACGAGCGGACATCTGGTGCAGCCACGGAAGCGGGCGAGAAGACCGGCGGGGCGGCGGCCGACGTAAGGGACGAGGCCGCGCAGGCGGCCTCGCGGGTTGGTGGTGCGGTGAGCGACGGCAGCATGACCGCGAGAATCAAGTCGGCGCTCGCGCTCGATGAGGTCGTCCAGGCCCGCAATGTCAGCGTCGAGACCAACGACGGTGTGGTCACGCTAGCAGGCGTCGTGGGCTCGGAAGAGGAACGCGCACGCGCCATGGACATCGCGCGCCGGACGCCAGGCGTGAAGCGAGTCGTCGATCGGCTGAAGGTCGGCCGCTAG
- a CDS encoding NADP oxidoreductase, producing the protein MKTIGFIGAGNIGAQVARLAVASQYNVVLSNSRGPETLSALVAELGPTARAATAVDAAAAGDLVVVSVPLKSYRQVPVEPLAGKIVIDTNNYYPQRDGHIAELDDESTTTSELLQTHLPTSKVVKAFNHIYAVQLTTHGQPAGTANRRALVIAGDDESAKATVARLIDQFGFDTVDVGPLKEGWRIQRDTPGYGPRRTADELRNDLAAAKRYADQ; encoded by the coding sequence ATGAAGACTATTGGGTTCATCGGTGCGGGGAATATCGGGGCTCAGGTCGCGCGACTCGCGGTCGCGAGTCAGTACAACGTCGTGCTCAGCAATTCGCGCGGCCCGGAGACCTTGTCCGCGCTCGTCGCAGAGCTCGGGCCCACTGCCCGCGCGGCAACCGCCGTCGACGCCGCGGCCGCAGGTGACCTCGTCGTAGTCTCGGTGCCGCTCAAGAGCTACCGGCAGGTGCCAGTCGAGCCGCTCGCGGGCAAGATCGTAATCGACACGAACAACTACTACCCGCAGAGGGACGGTCACATCGCCGAGCTCGACGATGAGTCGACGACCACGTCGGAGCTGCTGCAGACGCACCTTCCGACCTCGAAGGTCGTCAAGGCGTTCAACCACATCTACGCCGTTCAGCTCACGACGCACGGGCAGCCCGCCGGCACCGCGAATCGCCGTGCGCTGGTCATCGCGGGAGATGATGAATCGGCCAAGGCGACGGTCGCTCGGCTGATCGATCAGTTCGGCTTCGACACGGTGGACGTGGGCCCGCTGAAGGAAGGGTGGCGCATCCAGCGGGACACCCCAGGCTACGGTCCGCGCCGCACGGCGGACGAGCTGCGAAACGACCTTGCTGCGGCCAAGCGGTACGCAGATCAGTAG
- a CDS encoding DUF899 domain-containing protein: MTGDKVVSRGEWLIARKALRAREKELTRLRDEVSAERRALPRVKVEKEYVFETPDGKKTLADLCDGRSQLIVYHFMFDPDDEEGCPYCSFLADHIDGANLHLAHHDVTLLVVSRAPIQKIKPFKKRMGWQFTWVSSYESDFNYDYHVSPTKDDLSRGKVFYDYDMRDLPGGEMPGTSVFYKDENGDIFHTYSAYARGGEPLLGAYSSAGLKGPRY, from the coding sequence ATGACGGGCGACAAGGTCGTGTCGCGCGGAGAATGGTTGATTGCCCGGAAGGCGCTGCGAGCGCGGGAAAAGGAGCTGACCCGATTGCGCGACGAGGTCAGCGCCGAGCGTCGTGCGCTGCCCAGGGTGAAGGTCGAGAAGGAGTACGTCTTCGAGACGCCAGACGGGAAGAAGACGCTGGCCGACCTGTGCGACGGTCGCAGCCAATTGATTGTCTATCACTTCATGTTCGATCCCGATGACGAGGAGGGCTGTCCATACTGTTCGTTCCTGGCGGACCATATCGACGGCGCCAATTTGCACCTGGCGCACCACGATGTCACACTCCTCGTCGTCTCACGAGCGCCCATCCAGAAGATCAAGCCGTTCAAGAAGCGTATGGGATGGCAGTTCACGTGGGTCTCGTCCTACGAGAGCGACTTCAATTACGACTATCACGTGTCGCCCACCAAGGATGACCTCTCGAGGGGAAAGGTCTTCTACGACTACGACATGCGCGATCTGCCCGGCGGGGAGATGCCAGGCACGAGCGTGTTCTACAAGGACGAGAACGGCGACATCTTCCACACCTACTCGGCCTACGCTCGTGGCGGCGAGCCGTTGCTCGGCGCTTACAGTAGCGCAGGCCTAAAAGGCCCGCGCTACTGA
- a CDS encoding WecB/TagA/CpsF family glycosyltransferase — MVDDGSDALPPPGVTGGPRPFRLRLIRQAALGVSAARNNGFQVSDSDIVLFVDSDVELLPTFINELLAAINRHPGDVAFQARLVGDPVTWVGRMEDLRVAAVQRAQLAPDGRIRYLNTSAFAIRRTSASEALFDPGAVRGQDSLLLARLIKTGHRPVYAAAAVAMHRPRLSLCRYLLKHFAIGHHTKYARYALRDAGSVLMCPRKRISLMMSLIAQPNSPRLYHTLTVCLILLAYAIELCGRVTASLFGMDRGRHELMSVTVDGVGESELVARIVGSCGRRPLIVSYLHGVSLVQASRNERMATTLRRCDLCFADGIGVVLALWILSLKRVRKVTANDFIWTLCRQASYQGLRVALIGATEQTNRVATSRLRQSVPGLSIVLSSHGYLSPDEEAALHGRLKSAAPDLIILGLGQPKQELLAFEIRRVISYATILCVGGLFDLIAGHRPNPPLFLRRCGFEWLYLFVMQPDRRARYAKGLPLLAYDILKSHAKRLQVATSVND, encoded by the coding sequence GTGGTGGATGATGGAAGCGACGCGCTTCCACCGCCCGGAGTCACGGGAGGTCCGCGGCCGTTTCGGCTCCGGTTGATTCGGCAGGCTGCGTTGGGTGTTTCGGCTGCCAGAAACAACGGCTTCCAGGTCAGCGATAGCGACATCGTCCTCTTCGTGGATTCAGACGTTGAGTTGCTGCCGACCTTCATCAATGAACTGCTCGCCGCAATCAACCGGCACCCGGGAGACGTTGCATTTCAGGCGAGACTCGTTGGCGACCCAGTAACGTGGGTCGGCAGAATGGAGGACTTGAGGGTCGCCGCGGTGCAGAGGGCGCAATTAGCACCGGACGGACGGATTCGCTACTTGAATACCTCGGCATTCGCAATTCGACGCACGTCTGCGAGCGAAGCATTGTTCGACCCGGGTGCCGTGCGTGGCCAAGATTCTCTATTGTTGGCGCGATTGATCAAGACTGGCCACCGGCCGGTGTACGCGGCCGCCGCCGTCGCAATGCACCGGCCGCGACTGTCGCTCTGTCGGTACCTGCTAAAGCACTTCGCAATTGGCCATCACACGAAGTATGCCCGATACGCTCTGAGGGATGCAGGCTCGGTCTTGATGTGCCCACGGAAGCGCATTTCTTTGATGATGTCGCTCATCGCCCAGCCGAATTCGCCGAGACTCTATCACACGCTCACAGTGTGCCTGATTCTCCTGGCCTATGCGATTGAACTTTGTGGACGCGTCACGGCATCGCTGTTCGGCATGGACCGCGGTCGCCACGAATTGATGTCGGTTACCGTGGATGGAGTCGGAGAGTCCGAACTGGTCGCCAGAATCGTCGGATCGTGCGGGCGGCGCCCGCTGATCGTCAGTTACCTGCACGGCGTCAGTCTCGTTCAGGCGAGCCGGAACGAACGAATGGCGACCACATTGCGCAGGTGTGACTTGTGCTTCGCGGACGGAATAGGCGTTGTGCTCGCGCTCTGGATTCTGAGTCTCAAAAGAGTTCGCAAGGTGACGGCGAACGACTTCATCTGGACGCTCTGTAGACAGGCGTCTTACCAAGGGCTCAGAGTGGCCCTGATTGGTGCCACCGAACAGACGAACCGGGTCGCAACGAGTCGCCTGCGCCAGAGCGTTCCCGGGTTATCCATCGTCCTCAGTTCACACGGCTACCTGTCGCCAGATGAAGAAGCGGCATTGCACGGACGATTGAAGAGCGCAGCGCCAGACCTGATCATCCTCGGCTTGGGGCAACCCAAACAAGAGCTGTTGGCCTTCGAAATACGACGCGTGATCTCCTACGCGACGATTCTCTGTGTCGGCGGATTATTTGACCTGATTGCCGGACACCGCCCCAATCCGCCGCTGTTTCTCAGGCGATGCGGATTCGAGTGGCTCTATCTCTTTGTCATGCAGCCAGACCGCCGAGCACGATACGCCAAAGGACTCCCCCTCTTGGCGTACGACATACTGAAGTCCCACGCAAAGCGACTGCAGGTCGCAACGAGTGTGAACGACTGA
- a CDS encoding transposase produces MGTSRRRPPAAAEDRRVSIADPAMRHGRKSKSKRFNGFKRHIAADVDRGLILACALTPANRPEEEALPSLRTDLERQALAVEQLVIDRGYINSTLVDDVLRRRGKIVCKPWKSHNGDLFPKSAFRLNLRDRTIECPTGHVQRFTFGTSVEFDPDSCDRCARRRQCTTAELGHGRTVAIAEHEPLQHRLRTQIRTAAGRAALRERTTIEHKLAHISQRQGNRARYVGIRKNTFDLRRASALQNLETLHRAEAESRKAA; encoded by the coding sequence GTGGGGACATCACGACGGCGCCCGCCGGCGGCCGCCGAAGACCGCCGCGTCTCCATCGCCGACCCGGCGATGCGTCACGGCCGCAAGAGCAAGAGCAAGCGGTTCAATGGCTTCAAGCGCCACATCGCCGCCGATGTCGATCGGGGATTGATTCTCGCGTGCGCCCTCACCCCCGCCAATCGCCCTGAGGAGGAGGCGCTGCCGTCCTTGCGGACCGACTTGGAGCGGCAGGCCCTCGCCGTCGAGCAGCTGGTGATCGATCGCGGGTACATCAACAGCACGCTCGTCGACGACGTGCTCCGCCGGCGCGGCAAGATTGTGTGCAAGCCCTGGAAATCGCACAACGGCGACCTGTTTCCCAAATCCGCGTTTCGGCTGAATCTCCGTGACCGGACGATCGAATGCCCCACGGGCCACGTGCAACGCTTCACGTTCGGCACGAGTGTCGAGTTCGACCCCGACAGCTGCGATCGCTGCGCGCGGCGACGTCAGTGCACCACCGCTGAACTCGGGCACGGCCGCACCGTCGCGATCGCCGAACACGAGCCGTTGCAGCACCGACTTCGCACACAGATCCGGACGGCCGCGGGACGCGCGGCGCTGCGGGAGCGCACGACGATTGAACACAAGCTCGCGCACATCTCGCAACGACAAGGCAACCGCGCGCGGTACGTCGGCATCCGCAAGAACACCTTCGACCTCCGCCGTGCGAGCGCCCTCCAAAATCTGGAGACACTCCATCGTGCAGAGGCCGAATCGCGAAAGGCTGCGTAA